GAGACAGGTCGAGCAGGTCATCGACAATCCCCTGCAACCGCTCGCAGTCCTCGCGCGCCGCGAAGAGCAGGTCCGCCTGTTTCTCCGTCACGGGCCCCACCATGCCCTCGGCCACCAGGTGCACGGCCATGCGCAGGGACGTGAGGGGCGTGCGGAACTCATGGGCCACGGTGGCCACCAGGTCGTTCTTCAGCTCGTCGAACCGGCGCAGCCGAGTCACATCCTGGAGAATCACCGTGGCACCCACCACCTCGCCCGTCTCGCCGTACACGGGACTGGCACGAGGAAGGAGCCACCGGTCGCCCTCGGTCAGCGGCACGCGCACCGCTTCTTCATACCCCCGAGGCTGATAGGCCCCCTTGCCCCCGAGCACGTGTCCCCGCACGCGCTCCAGCACATCGCGAGCCTCCGGCACCACGCGCCCGAGCACATCCCCACCGCCCTCGAGCCCCAGCTTGAGCACGTCCTCGGCCGAACGGTTGACGTTGAGCAGCCCGCCATCCGCGCCGAACACCACCACCGGGTCGGGGAGGCTGTCGATGGCGGCCTGGGAAGCGGCCTGGGCCTGGAGCAGCTCGCCCAGGCTGCTCTGTCGGTACTGCTGGAGCGCCTCGGCCATGGAGTTGAAGTCCTCGCCCAGCCGCGCGATTTCATCCGAGCCCTCCACCGTGGCGCGCACGGCGTAGTCCCCGCGCCCCAGCCGCTGCACGGCCTGGGACAGCACGGACACGGGCCGCAGCGCGCGATGCGTGAGGGACGTGGAGGCGAACAACCCCAGCGCGAACGCGACCAGCACCGCGAGCACCATCAGCGTGTTCACCCGGTCGCTCTGCCGACGCAGCGCTTCGCTTTTATGCACCATCGCGTCCTGATTGAGCGCCAGGACGGCGGACGCCGCGTCCTTCACCTCCCGGAACGTGGGCTCGATGTTCCGGAAGTACGCCGCCTTCTGGTCCTCGGGGGAGGACTGCGAGAGGAACACGTCATAAGCGGACACATAGCGCTCCCAGCCCGCGCGCAGCCGGCGGGTGGACTCGGCTTCACCCGGCTCGGTGACATTGCCCTCCTGCAGCCGCAGCTCGGCCTCCAGGACCTGTCGCTGCGAAGCCTGTTGGGCCAGTCCCCGCTCACGCTCACCGGCGACGATGAAGAGGGCGGCGCTGTCCATGCGCTCCAACTGCTCGGTCATCCGCTGGGCGGCCAGGACGCTGCGGTAGTTGTCCTGGAGGATGCGCTGCCCCGAGCGACCCAAGCGAGCCAGGGTGATGACGGCGACCAGGCCCACCAGCGCGAGCGCGAGCGCGAGCGGCGCCTGGGCCAGCAGCAATCGCATCCGGAGGGTCATGGTCGTTTCTCCTCGGAGGAGGGCTCGAAGGCGACGACATGGATGTCGAAGCCCTCGCCCTCACGGAGCAGCCGCACATCCGCGGCGCGTCCCAGCGCGCGCCTCCACCAGGGCTGATGCGAACGGCCCACCATGAT
The Myxococcus guangdongensis genome window above contains:
- a CDS encoding HAMP domain-containing sensor histidine kinase, which produces MTLRMRLLLAQAPLALALALVGLVAVITLARLGRSGQRILQDNYRSVLAAQRMTEQLERMDSAALFIVAGERERGLAQQASQRQVLEAELRLQEGNVTEPGEAESTRRLRAGWERYVSAYDVFLSQSSPEDQKAAYFRNIEPTFREVKDAASAVLALNQDAMVHKSEALRRQSDRVNTLMVLAVLVAFALGLFASTSLTHRALRPVSVLSQAVQRLGRGDYAVRATVEGSDEIARLGEDFNSMAEALQQYRQSSLGELLQAQAASQAAIDSLPDPVVVFGADGGLLNVNRSAEDVLKLGLEGGGDVLGRVVPEARDVLERVRGHVLGGKGAYQPRGYEEAVRVPLTEGDRWLLPRASPVYGETGEVVGATVILQDVTRLRRFDELKNDLVATVAHEFRTPLTSLRMAVHLVAEGMVGPVTEKQADLLFAAREDCERLQGIVDDLLDLSRIQAGQLRLEVRRVSTEELVQAALDSQRSAAEERGVRLSRLVGLEVETVDVDPERMGLVLGNLVGNGVKHTPAGGEVEVRVARDGSRVRFEVRDTGEGIALEQQARIFEKFYRAPGAPAGGAGLGLSIVKEIVQAHGGEVGVISAPGRGSTFWFTLPGQVVAETS